The DNA segment AAATGATTTCCCTGTTGTTTTCAAATGGCTTCTTTCTTTCCCACCGCGCCATGCCTCCAAAACCCCCTCCACAACCAACCCCATCTTTCATTTCCCTCAAAGTTCGATGCTTTCGTGCTTCTGAGCCAAACCCAGTTCACGATTTTCCTCCTCCGAGTTCCGTTCTCTCGCCACGTTCCCTCAAACGGGTCCCTCGCCTCTTGAAGACCGAACTTCAACGCGCTCTAATGGATTACCTGCATTTCACGCGCGGCTACACCTTCTCCGACGCCGAGTACGTCAGCATGAACTCGCCTCGTTTTGTTGAATCATTGGTGTCAATGATTGACGACAAAGACGACGTTCCCCGATCGTTGCGGAAGTTCTTCAGGTACAACCCCATTAACGAGTTTGAACCGTTTTTCGAGAGTTTGGGAATTGACCCTTCTGAGTTGCATTTGTTTCTCCCCCATGGCATGATTTTCTTGGCTGATGATCACCTGTTACTTTATAATTTCCATGTTTTGTGTAACTATGGGGTGCCAAGGAATAGAATGGGCAGGTTTTATAGAGAAGCAAAAGAAATTTTTGGGTATGCTGGTGGGTTGTTGGAGTCAAAGTTGGAAGGTTATGGGAATTTAGGTTTGAGTAGATCAACTGTTGTGAAGCTTGTTGTTTGCTGTCCTTTGCTTTTGGTTGGTGATGTCAATTGTGAATTAGTTGTTGTgcttgattggctgaaaagaaTTGGGATTGAAAGTGATTGGATGGTGAATTACTTGTCTTGTTCAAGGACATATAGTTGGAAAAGAATGCTTGATACCTTGCAGTTTCTTAATAAAGTGGGTTATTCCGAGGAACAAATCCACAATTTGTTTAGGGGAAATCCTAAACTGTTGTTGGAAGGTATTGGGAAGAAGGTGTACTTATTTTTTGGTCGATTGGTCAAAGTGGGTGTTGAGATGAATGTGATTCATTCTTATTTTGTGGAGTATCCCAACGTCTTGTCATATAAGTGTGCGAATAATATGTTGAGAGTGATTGGC comes from the Phaseolus vulgaris cultivar G19833 chromosome 8, P. vulgaris v2.0, whole genome shotgun sequence genome and includes:
- the LOC137826787 gene encoding transcription termination factor MTEF18, mitochondrial-like translates to MISLLFSNGFFLSHRAMPPKPPPQPTPSFISLKVRCFRASEPNPVHDFPPPSSVLSPRSLKRVPRLLKTELQRALMDYLHFTRGYTFSDAEYVSMNSPRFVESLVSMIDDKDDVPRSLRKFFRYNPINEFEPFFESLGIDPSELHLFLPHGMIFLADDHLLLYNFHVLCNYGVPRNRMGRFYREAKEIFGYAGGLLESKLEGYGNLGLSRSTVVKLVVCCPLLLVGDVNCELVVVLDWLKRIGIESDWMVNYLSCSRTYSWKRMLDTLQFLNKVGYSEEQIHNLFRGNPKLLLEGIGKKVYLFFGRLVKVGVEMNVIHSYFVEYPNVLSYKCANNMLRVIGFLCAIGMGKDDIAHIFSKYVHLLSTCSLKGHKTVCQELKVGKADLCQIIRDDPLKLISFSSKQQQKSDGKVDSHDPRNYLEKTTFLLKLGYTENSEEMARALRMFRGRGDQLQERFDCLVEAGLDYNSVIEMIKRAPMILSQNKAVIKRKINFLRNVLDYPLECLVGFPTYFCHDLDKIVERLSMYAWLKERNAINPTLTLSTIVASNDKRFVKYFVNVHPQGPAVWKGLKRLSNKDKN